TCGTCGGCCACGGCCACGCTGACCATTACAGCGGCTCCTTCGGCGGCCTTCGCCTACCCCAGCGCCACGTACTGCCCAGGCAGCGCGGCTACCGTTACCCCGACTTTCGGGGCCAACAGCAGCGCGGGCTCGTTCTCGGTTTCGCCGGCTGCCGGCCTGAGCATTAACGCCACCACGGGGGTAGTAACGCTGGCTTCCAGCACGGCGGGCACCTACACCATCACGAACACCATTGCGGCCTCGGGCGGCTGCGCCACGGCTACGGCCACGGCCACGCTGACGATTACGGCCGCGCCGACGGCTACGCTCACGGCGGGTGGCGCTACCACGTTCTGCCAGGGCGGCTCGGTGGTGCTGACCGCGCCGGCCGGGACGGGCAACACCTACCAGTTCCTGCTCAACGGCAACCCCATCAGCGGCGCTACCGCGGCCACCTACACGGCCTCGGCCAGCGGCAGCTACTCGGTAGTAGTAACCAACGGCGGCGGCTGCGCGGCTACTTCGGCCGCTACGACCGTCACGGTGAACCCCACGCCGGCCACGCCCACGCTCACCAGCACCGTGCAGCCTTCGGGCGCCGTGCAGCTGACTTCCAGCGCGGCCACCGGCAACCAGTTCTACCGCAACGGCGTGTTGATTCCCGGCGCCACGGGCCAGACCTACCTGCTGCTGTCCGGCGCCCAGAACGGCACCTACACCGTCGTGACGACGGGCACGGGCGGCTGCCCTTCGGCGGCTTCCAACTCGCTGAGCATCGTGGTAACGGCCTCGGGCCAGATGGGCGTGGCGGGCGTAAGCACCCTGCTCTACCCCAACCCCTCGCCCGACGGCCAGGTACACCTGGAGCTGCGCGGCTATTCGAAAGCGGCCCAGCTGACCGTGGTAAATGCCCTCGGCCAGACGGTCCGGACGCAGGTATTGCACCCCGAAAAGGCGGCCGGCTCGGTTAGCATTCAGCCCGTGGATTTGTCGGCGCTGCCGGCGGGCATGTACTGGCTGCGCGTGAGCAGTACCGACACCGGTACGCAAACCCTGAAGCTGGTGCGCGAATAAGCGTTTCACCACTCAAGCAAAAAGCCCCGCTGGTACTACCGGCGGGGCTTTTTTTGGGGCGTACTATGACCGTGACGTTACACTGAAGCTGTTTAGAAAGTCAAAACAGCGCGTCATGTCGAACGCAGTGAGACATCTCGCGTGCTGACGTTGCCAGAGTAATCTGATTACCACTGCACGCGAGATGTCTCACTGCGTTCGACATGACGGCCTGACGTGTTACGAGCCACTTTCTAAACAGCTTGATTACATCTGGTCTTCGTCGGGCAGAATGTTTACGTCCTGCACCAGCACCATCTTCTCGATTTCGCGGCCCCGGGGCGTGTTGGCCAGGCCGCCGAGGGCGGTTTCCTTGTAGCGCGTTTCCATGCTCTGCCCCACCTCGCCCAGCGCCGCCACGCACTGGTCGACAGGAATAACGGGGTTGACGCCGGCAATGGCAATCTGGGCCGAGGAGAAGGCAATGGCCGCCGCCGAGGCGTTGCGCACCACGCAGGGCACTTCCACCAGGCCGGCCACCGGGTCGCAGACCAGGCCCAGCATGCACTGAATGGTAATGGCCACGGCCGCAAACACCTCGTCGATGCTGCCGCCCAGGCAATACACGATGGCGCCCGAGCCCATAGCCGCCGCGCTGCCGGTTTCGGCCTGGCAGCCGCCCACGGCGCCGGCCAGGGAAGCATTCTGCTCGATAATGAGGGCAATGCCGGCGGCCACGAGCAGGCCCTCCAGAATCTTGTGGTCGTCGAGCTTGTGCAGATCCTGAATGGTGACCAGCACGCCGGGCAGAATACCGGAGGCCCCGGCCGTGGGCGCCGCCACCACCCGGCCCATGCAGGAGTTTACTTCCTTGGCGCCCAGGGCTCGGGTGATGAGCTGCTTGAACTCGGGGGACAGCACCGTGACGGGCGAGGCGGCAATTTTCTTGGCCCCGTTGTTTATCATGCCCGAGCGCGAGGTCATGTCCTCGGTCAGGCCGGTTTTCACCGCGTCGCGCATCACGTCGTAGGCCCGTTGCAGGCCGGGCCAGATATCGGCTTCGGCCCGCCCCTTCTGCTCGATTTCGTAGTCGAGCACGGGCTGGTAGAGCGCCTCGCCGGTGGCCTCGCAATGGGCCTGCCAGGAGGCAAAATCAGTGAATAAAAGCGACATGATGGGTGGGAGCTACGGGTGGGAAAGTAGTGCGTGTACGCAAACGGGAGGCGAAAATCGAACTTTTTTACGAGTCGCCTCGCCAATTAGTATCTACCTTTAACAATGCTTTATTTCTATTCGTCCGTTTTGCGCTCCACTATTTCCGCTCTTACCGTCAATGCCAGCCGCTGCCTGCTATTTCTGCTGCTCACAGGCTGCCAGGTCAACTCCACCCGCGTCAATGTCGAGGAAGACAAAAAAGCGGCCGAGCTGTTTGTCGATGCCTACCTGATAAACCAAAAGCAAGGCCACCAAGCCGCTATGATACAGGCGTATTCGAAGGAAGTCTGGACGGTAACACCCCAGGAAAAGATGCAGCAGCTGTTCCGGAAGCGCGGTGAAGTGCTGGGCCGCCTGCAACACGCGGTGCTGGCCGATTGGCAAAGCAAAGTGGTTACTGGCTCCAACCCCTCGAGTACGTTTCAGCTGCAGTATAAAAACCAGTATGAGAAAGGCGAGGCGCTGGAAACCTTCGGGCTGCGAACCGAGCACGACTCCCTAAAAATCATCAATTACAACATCCAGTCCGACGCCTTCCTGCGCTAAGCCCCGACCCGATTTTCCGCACCAAACCCCGGATCCAAGCCGTGCAGCACCGCTTGAGTCCGGGGTTTGGTGGGTAATTAGGG
This window of the Hymenobacter aquaticus genome carries:
- the sdaAA gene encoding L-serine ammonia-lyase, iron-sulfur-dependent, subunit alpha; protein product: MSLLFTDFASWQAHCEATGEALYQPVLDYEIEQKGRAEADIWPGLQRAYDVMRDAVKTGLTEDMTSRSGMINNGAKKIAASPVTVLSPEFKQLITRALGAKEVNSCMGRVVAAPTAGASGILPGVLVTIQDLHKLDDHKILEGLLVAAGIALIIEQNASLAGAVGGCQAETGSAAAMGSGAIVYCLGGSIDEVFAAVAITIQCMLGLVCDPVAGLVEVPCVVRNASAAAIAFSSAQIAIAGVNPVIPVDQCVAALGEVGQSMETRYKETALGGLANTPRGREIEKMVLVQDVNILPDEDQM